ATGCGCAGGCTGCTGAGCGGTGTGCCGTCCGGGCCGGGGTAAAGGAGGAGTCCGTCGCCGTGGTTTTTCACCAGCTTCCACGTGGTGCGGGTGCCGCCTGCTTTCCACCAGTCCAGGTTCCCGGCGTTGGCGGGCCAGGTCTGGCAGAGGTCCCAGTACTCGAAGCCCTTCGCGCCTTCGCGGTAGCAGATCCACGGCAGGATGCGCGCGTCCACCAGCGGATACTCGACGAAGATGTTGGGCCGCTCGCTGGGCCACATGCAGACGGAAAGGGTGATCTCATGGCCGCTGGCGAGCTGCTCCGGTCCGCCGGCCTGTTCATACTGGCCGTTATAGAGATCCCAGATGTCGGCGTGGCCGGAGAGGGCCTGCACGCCCTTGAATTCGTTGAGGCACTGCATGACGGGCATGTCGGGGAGGGCTTTCTTGGACAGGTCGTACATCTCCTTGCAGACATCCCACTCGCGCAGGCTCTCGTGGTTGGACGCCTCGTCCAGGTTGTAGAAGACGGCGGCGTCATAGATGCCCTTTTCCTTCAGGTGGCGGGCGTAGGCTCTGAGGAAATCATCGAGGTCGCGCTTGAAGGCGTCATCATACTCGCCGCCGCCGAACTTCCGGAAGCGCGGGACGGTGACGATGGGGAAGCGGGTGACGTAGGGCTTCATGATGTCGATCCAGCGGTCGAGCTTCGCGAAGTCATAGCCGCCGCCGGATTTCTTCGGCACGCCGGGGGTCTTCCACCCCCAGCCGTTGAGCAGGCCGCCGGGTGGCATGCGCAGCTTGGAAGCCTCCAGCACCATGCGGTCGGCGAATTTCCCGCCGGGGTCCGCGCCGTAGAACTTGCTGACGTTTTCCTCGCCGCTGCCGAGGACGAGGGTGGTGAGCGTGCTTTTCACCGGCAGGGTGAACGGATGGACGCGCACCTTCATGGGCAGGGAAATTTTCTTCCCGCCACTGGCGATGGTGAGGCCGCCGGCATACAGGCCGGGTGCGGTGGTGGCGTCCGTGGTGACGGTGACGAGCAGCGGCTGGACCTCCCCCGCCTTCACATCGAACGCTCCGTTCGGCAGCAGCGGGTCCGGCCACCAGCCGAGCTTGGTGGACTGGTAGGGCCGCTTGCCCTCGGTGGTGTCCACGAAGCCGACGAGGTCGATCTTCACCTTCGACGCGGGGATTTTCCCGGTGGCGGAAACGAGGTCGCCATCCAGCGTGACGGCTGCGCCTTTCAGTTCCGTGCCGGTGGAAATGACGGCGAGCTGCGCTCCCTCGCTCTCGTTGCGGGCGAGGGCGATGTTCAGGGATTTCCCGAAGCCGCCGTGGTAGTCCTCATCCAGGAAGACCTGCGCGAGGCCGGTGGTGATGCCGACGGCGAAGCCGCCCTCCGCGCCCTGGTGGCGGCTGATGATGTCGTATGCCTTTCCGCGGATCTCCCGCACCTTGGCAAGCGTGGTCACCTCCCCCGCCCCGGCGATGAGCTGGTCGATGGCGGCCTTCACCCCGCCGTCGGTGCCGTAGGCGTCACCCCAGGCGCGGATCTCCGCAACCTCCCGCTGGGCGCGCTTTCCGTCATCCGGCGTGACGATGGTGGCGCTGACCTCATCCAGGTAGAAGTCGCCGGTGCCGAAGTGGTAGAACCAGAGGCCGATCTTCGGCTCCTCCTGTCCATTGGCACCCTTTGGCACGGTGACGCGGGTTTCGTACTGCTGCCAGTCGGTGGAGGAGCCGATGTTGATCTTGTGCCAGCCGTTGTTGTCCGGCTCGCCCTCGAGGTTGGCGAAGATGCCGCCCTTCAGGTTGTCGGTCTTCGCCCAGAAGCGGATGCGCAGGACCTCGCCTGCCTTCGCGGGAAAGCCGCCGTTGTAGCAGAGGTGGGCGCGGCCCGCCTTTGTGCCGGAGATTTTCGCGGCCTTGCCAGTCTTTCCTTCGGCGAGTGAGAAGGTGTATTCGCCGCCTTGGCTGGCGCGTCCGGCCCAGCCGGAAAATGGGACCTCATCCCCCTGCCCCGCTTCGTCAAAGGTGCCGTTGGCGAGTTTTTCGGGGCCGCTGATTTCCTCCTGGGCGTGGGCGTGGTGGGGCCATGCGACGGAGAGCAGCAGGGCGGGCAGAATTTTTCCGGGGATCATGAACTTCGGGTAATATGGGTGGTGGTTTTGGAAAATGGAATCAGGCGTTGCGGCGGCGGGCCGGAAGGCAGGGACCGCATTCCATGCGGTCCGGTTGGGGACGGAGGATGAAATCCCGCGATGCCGCATGGATCACGACGTTCCATGCAGATGATATGAAGGCGTCTTGCGGCAGGATGGGACCGGAGGATGGCAGTGGCTCTACCCCGCCTGACCGCATGGAATGCGGTCCCTGCCAACGAAAGCCCTGGCGGCGGCGGATGAGGAGGAGTGATGGCAGCAGACCGGCCAGCGCGGCGGCGGCGGATGGCTCCGGCACGGTGACGAGGCTGACCTCGAAGTCCTGGATGCGGACGGCGTTGCTGTTGCCCGCGGACTCGAAGTAGAAGCCGACCTCGGTGACGCCGGGGATGACGCCTCCGGAGGCGATGGCGGCCGGGGTTCCGTCGCCGTTGACATTCATGTCTGCGGCGGGGTTGTAGGAAAAGAAGCTCAGGGCCGTGATGTTGGCCGTGGTCTGGTCCCCGGTGGCGGTGTAGATGCGGGAGGAAATGTAGTACTGCCCGCCCGCACGCAGGACCAGGCGGCCGCTGTCGGCGGTCTGCCCGGCGTAGGTGGTGATGTTGAGCCGGACGGACGAGGTGGCGTCAAAGCCGACCTCGCCGGTGTGCATGCCGTTGAGGAAGTCCTGCTGCTTCCACAGGAGGAGGAAGCCGGTGTTGTTCTGCGGGTCCGGGGTGAAGGCGTCGGAGCCTTTCAGCTCGATGCGGTCGAGGCTGCCGTTGTTCACGACCATGCCGAGGGTGGTACTGGTTCCCTGGTAGATGCCGCCGATGAAGGAGCGGGCGTCACCGTAGAAGACGGAGCTGGTGCCGGAGTAGTTGGAGGAGGGACTGAGCTGGCCGGGCTGGCCGCCGGTGAAGCCGTTCGGCTCGAAGGCGTTGCCGGTGCCGTAGTCGCCGCCCCAGTTGACGGCGAGCGTGGCGGCGGCCGCGTGCCCCGCCATGAGGATGGCGGAGAGGATGAGGAAAGACCGGAATGCGGCGGTGGCGGGGAGTTTCATGAGAAGATGCGGGATGCGGGATGCGGGGGCGTAGTTCGCCTGTGGATCCGCAGATGGGTCGTGCGGACCAGTGGGTGGGTGTGGGAAGACGGCGACCGGTGGTGGCTTCTATGGGAGAAGAAGACGGCGACCGGTGATCGCCGCCACGTTAGATGCGCCTGCGGCGGAGCAGTGGCAGGAGCAGCGCGCCGGACAGCATGGCGGCGGATGGCTCCGGCACCTGCTGGACGATCTGGATGGAGTTCATGAAGCCGCGGAACTGGCTGTCCGTATCCGTGCCCTGGGTGGCGATGTTGAGGGCCTGCCCGGCGGCGAGGGTGATGGTGTGCTTCGAGTAGTTCACGCCCTCGATCCAAGCCGTGGTGTTGGTGAGGTTGGAGTAGTTGATGGTGACAGGCGTCAGGCCGGAGAAGTCGAAGTTCTGCCCCTCCACTCCGGCTCCGACGTAGGAGTTGGCGATGGTGGTGCTGGTGTTGGTGTTCCTGCCGACGATGAAAATTTCATAGATGCCCGCCGCCAGACCGGTGACCTGGATGCCGAGGCTCTGGCCCGACACGCCGAAGATGCCGTCACGGCCGACGGAGGTGGCCGCGTAGATGCCCCCGCCTGATGGCCACAGGGTGCCCAGCGCGCTGGATGAGTTCGGCGCGGTGGCGTAGTTCACCACGGTGGGTGTGCCGGTGGCGGGAGCGACGCCGAGGTTGACCGTGACTCCGGTGGCGCTGCCGCCATTCGACCAGCTCAGGGAACTGACGTCCACTTTCTCGATCGTGTTCCATGAGGTGTCGGTGAAACCCGCGCCCGCCACGGTGTGATAGGGGCTGTTCAACCGGTCGGCGCCCGCGACGACAGTCGGCCCGAAGTCGAGCATGAGGATGGAACCGCTGGCTGGAATCGCGGACAGGGCGGCGACCAATGAAGCGAGGAGATATGATTTCATGGGGAGCGTGTGGGGATTGGCTTTGGGTTGGATCAATCACCTCATGCTTTCCCGAGGTTTGTTTCCTTCCAATTCCATTCGATGCTCCTCTGGTCCGTGTTTTTGATCTTTTTATGACATGACCTGCCGCCACGACCTGCTGCCACGGTCGGAATAGTATGATTTCCGCTGTTTTCGATCCTTTCCCGTATTTGCTTTAAAAAGCGTCATCCATGTCCCGGTAATGCCGGAACCATGGCCAGAGGACACTTCATTTCCGGATGGATTCCGGTTTCCATATCTCCTGCGGGAAACGTGACGGGCGCGATGCTGGGGCTGCTGCTGGCGGCGCAGGCGGCGCGGGGCGAGATCGTCATCAACGAATTCCACCCGAAGCCGGAGGACGATCATGATCTGGAGGAGTTCGTGGAGCTGCACAACACGGGTGCGGCGGCGGTGGATGTGTCCGGATGGCGGCTGGCGAACGCGGTGACGTTCACGATCCCGGCGGGGACGAACATTTCCGCAGGAGGGTATCTGGTGGTGGCGATGAA
The sequence above is drawn from the Akkermansiaceae bacterium genome and encodes:
- a CDS encoding DUF4091 domain-containing protein, which translates into the protein MIPGKILPALLLSVAWPHHAHAQEEISGPEKLANGTFDEAGQGDEVPFSGWAGRASQGGEYTFSLAEGKTGKAAKISGTKAGRAHLCYNGGFPAKAGEVLRIRFWAKTDNLKGGIFANLEGEPDNNGWHKINIGSSTDWQQYETRVTVPKGANGQEEPKIGLWFYHFGTGDFYLDEVSATIVTPDDGKRAQREVAEIRAWGDAYGTDGGVKAAIDQLIAGAGEVTTLAKVREIRGKAYDIISRHQGAEGGFAVGITTGLAQVFLDEDYHGGFGKSLNIALARNESEGAQLAVISTGTELKGAAVTLDGDLVSATGKIPASKVKIDLVGFVDTTEGKRPYQSTKLGWWPDPLLPNGAFDVKAGEVQPLLVTVTTDATTAPGLYAGGLTIASGGKKISLPMKVRVHPFTLPVKSTLTTLVLGSGEENVSKFYGADPGGKFADRMVLEASKLRMPPGGLLNGWGWKTPGVPKKSGGGYDFAKLDRWIDIMKPYVTRFPIVTVPRFRKFGGGEYDDAFKRDLDDFLRAYARHLKEKGIYDAAVFYNLDEASNHESLREWDVCKEMYDLSKKALPDMPVMQCLNEFKGVQALSGHADIWDLYNGQYEQAGGPEQLASGHEITLSVCMWPSERPNIFVEYPLVDARILPWICYREGAKGFEYWDLCQTWPANAGNLDWWKAGGTRTTWKLVKNHGDGLLLYPGPDGTPLSSLRMEALRDGLEDHDYLALLEKRGGPKAEALLKEAKEVLVTGVTTYDTDPAKLLNLRERISAVLSAR
- a CDS encoding PEP-CTERM sorting domain-containing protein (PEP-CTERM proteins occur, often in large numbers, in the proteomes of bacteria that also encode an exosortase, a predicted intramembrane cysteine proteinase. The presence of a PEP-CTERM domain at a protein's C-terminus predicts cleavage within the sorting domain, followed by covalent anchoring to some some component of the (usually Gram-negative) cell surface. Many PEP-CTERM proteins exhibit an unusual sequence composition that includes large numbers of potential glycosylation sites. Expression of one such protein has been shown restore the ability of a bacterium to form floc, a type of biofilm.), whose amino-acid sequence is MKLPATAAFRSFLILSAILMAGHAAAATLAVNWGGDYGTGNAFEPNGFTGGQPGQLSPSSNYSGTSSVFYGDARSFIGGIYQGTSTTLGMVVNNGSLDRIELKGSDAFTPDPQNNTGFLLLWKQQDFLNGMHTGEVGFDATSSVRLNITTYAGQTADSGRLVLRAGGQYYISSRIYTATGDQTTANITALSFFSYNPAADMNVNGDGTPAAIASGGVIPGVTEVGFYFESAGNSNAVRIQDFEVSLVTVPEPSAAAALAGLLPSLLLIRRRQGFRWQGPHSMRSGGVEPLPSSGPILPQDAFISSAWNVVIHAASRDFILRPQPDRMECGPCLPARRRNA